The sequence below is a genomic window from candidate division WOR-3 bacterium.
ACCGTCAAAGGCAATAGAATTGGAATCATTGGACTTGATGAAATATTCCAATTGGCAAAACAGGCACAGATTGGTGACGAAAATAGTTTAAAGAATTTTCTTCTGGAAAAGGCAAAAGAGCAGAATTATATCCCTTCAAGTGTAGAAGAAGATTATAAAAATGCCCTTTATCGTGAATACCGTAGATTCTGTGGCGAAGAGGTTGAGGAAGAAGAGGTCGGACTGGTGATAAAGATTTTAGGTCCGGGCTGCCCTTCCTGTGAACAACTGGAAAAAGATGTTCGTGCTGTAGTCCAGGAATTGAATATTGCAGCAGATATTCAGCACATTCGCGATTTAAAAGAAATCAGCAAATACGGCATTGTCGCCACACCCGGACTTGTAATAAATAAAAAACTTGTCTGCAGCGGCAAGGTGCCAAATAAAAATCAGATAAAAGACTGGATACTTTCTGCAATGCAAAGACCATAAACAGATTCCTCTCTTGAGGGAAATCTTTTTACATTCATCTTTCTCTATCATTTTAGCATTCTAAGATATTAACATGTTAGGACATTAGAATAATGCAAGTGTTATCAAAAAGTTCGTTTGGGCGTATTCGAAGGCAATCCTATTGCTAAACATCTATATAAAAGAATGGGATTTAGGGTGATTAATAAGTTGAGGATGATGTACTGGAAAAGAAAAAGGAGTGACTGATAGTCTAACATTATTTCAAAGTCTACGCTTTTTGGATGGCTGGTTCCAGAAGTTTCTGCTTGATCTTATATATTCTATAAACACTTTTCTGCCTTTAGTCCTGTTCGCGTAGGATTTTATAGCAAAAGAGTTCTCCGTTAATACAAATTAAGAACTTGTCAAGTCTGTTTATGAAACTTAACCCAACATCAGTGCTGTTTTTAAGATAAAATTTACTACTCCACATTATCTCCCCCTCCGGAGAAATAAGATGCACTATTACGACCTTATCTTCATCACTTGATAATAAAGCAGCCAATACTTCACCATTGTCAGAAACATCCAATGCCCGATAACACTGGTTTTCTGGGAAAATCCACCAGCGATACCGCATCCCGTAAGAGCTATCAATCAAATACAAAAAACCGTTTGAATCTACCGCAACTTTCTACTTTTTACCTTCAGAAGAAATAAAATGCGGGTAATAATAGTCTTTAAAATCCAGTTTCAAAGAGCCATGATAAACACGAAACCAACATAATAAAATATCAATGATTTGCTTGTATGATGGATGAATTTTGGGTTTGATTTTATATACCCACCGGCTGCCTCTCAAATCTATTTCTTCATCCCATTCTTTAATATCCTCCCACTCAAAAGGAATTTGATAGCCGATGTATGATACTGATTTTGAAGCAGTAAAAATTAAATCTGTATCTTCTATAGCAGAACCATTTTTTCTTTTAACTCTGAAGTCAATGATAGAATGTAAATTATAGTATCAGAAAGGGAAGAATCAGCGATAAAAACTAATTCACGTAGACTCCGCCATTGCCAGAATCCAGATACCGGAGGGAATATATGAATTTTCCAAAAATCATCAGCAGTAGTATCCATATCCTCATTAAAAGATATAAAAACATAATTATCTTTCGCTTCAACACTCACAACACCTGAATACAAAAGAGAAGAAAAAAGGAACGATAAGAACATAGTATCAAACAACTGTTTGCTGATGGTCTCCTTGCCATATTACATATATATTTTAATTGAATATTGAATAAAATCAAGGATAAAAATAAAAGACAATTTTTGAAACAGGTTCTATTTCATTAATTCAAAAGTTTGCACTTTCCATTGTGTGTAATTTGCAAAAAAACAGGGCTGTTATTAAAGTTATTTTCAGGCTAATGCAACATCAAGTAAGCTATACCCAGGTAAATACCTGTGCCGATAATATCTGCTAATGTTGTAATAAGCGGTGTACTTGCGGTTGCCGGGTCTTTTTTAAATCGGGTAAAAATAAACGGCAACAAAATGCCGATCAAACTTCCCACGATTAC
It includes:
- a CDS encoding thioredoxin family protein — its product is MDIRQITVKGNRIGIIGLDEIFQLAKQAQIGDENSLKNFLLEKAKEQNYIPSSVEEDYKNALYREYRRFCGEEVEEEEVGLVIKILGPGCPSCEQLEKDVRAVVQELNIAADIQHIRDLKEISKYGIVATPGLVINKKLVCSGKVPNKNQIKDWILSAMQRP